A region of the Thamnophis elegans isolate rThaEle1 chromosome 1, rThaEle1.pri, whole genome shotgun sequence genome:
AAAACTTCATACTAAGGTAGAAGAGGTTGATGAGGAAAGATACGACACAGAAGTTAAATTACAGAAAACTACCAAAGAGGTAATTATCTTAATTACAGAACGTATGTATATATGGTACAACATCCATACATATGGTTTATTGATTGGGTGGGCAATTTCTAAGCATTTGTGTCCAAGTGGGTTGAAATTTTCATCTCATAAAGAAATACAACAATTTTGTATTTTATGAGACCAGCATGCTGGGAAGTGGCCATGATgcgcaggattttaaaaaatacataaaataggtACAATTGAACGGTACAATTAAAGCCACACCCCTTTTAATGTGGTTTGTAACACACATACTCTACAAAAGGGGTGAATCCAATCACATGGATTGGCTACCAAGTTGACTTTTTAGATGTTTTCCTTTGCTCAAAATAGTGTAGGCATTTGACATCACAGCTAACTTtgaaaaattgaagagaaaaaagaatagctGGACTGATATTGCTAGATAGACTGTATCTTCACTACTCACATTTTCCGTTTTAGTAAACATTTAAGATGAATATTGTGTATACAATATTCAATATACTATGTAAGTGGGACAGGAATACACTTAGAATATATCCACatcaatggcaaaaaaaaacacaaagtatGGTAGAAGTATGTTATCAAAcaccacacaacacacacacacacacatatatatatatatatatatatatatatatatatataaaacacatatatatatatgtgtgtgtgtgtgcatgtgtgtgtgatttgtttgtttgtttgttttatttgtgctgataaataaataaagggagactagtatagatctatttcaagctatttagctctcatcagctagccatacccttactgggatttgaacctgtgctgtatatatttagtgtctctctttatttattatcagcacaaatacaacacacacacgcacacatatatgtatgtatgtatgtatgtatatatgtgtgtgtgtgtatgtgtaccaaCACAAAATCTAGTTACAAAAAATACACAGAAGCAAAATGGTTAACCAAGAGAAAGAACCTTTTTATCATATGCAGATTAATTGTGAGCATATTTATTTGAAGAGATAATTAAATTCCAAGCACAGGATTATAAAGGAGATATATGAGGTTAAGATGCAAAGTCATGGCCTCTGCATTTTATTTCAGCTGATGTAGAACTGCCTGTATGTGATTTTCTGTAACACGTCTAGCATTATTTTCCCTTTGTGTTCATAAGCACTTTCTCTTATAGTTTCAATATACTTATTTTAGTCAGATCTCTTCTGACTATGGATTGGATTCCTCTGGCATCTCTTGATTTAAATTTTGATTTTGCCTTCCTTCATCATTCTTGGCTTTGGTCACATCATTGGGTATTTTCATCTCTTTCTGACTGCAGCTTGAAGATTTGAGCCAGAAACTGTTTGACCTGAGGGGCAAATTCAAGAGGCCACCCCTGCGTAGAGTCCGCATGTCTGCTGACGCTATGCTGAGAGCCCTTCTGGGTTCCAAAACAAAGTCTGCATGGATCTTAGAGCTAATCTGAAGCAAGTCAAGAAAGAAGACTCTGAAAAGGTATTTAGATAGTTGAAAAGTAGCAATTTCCTACTAGTAGTTTGGCTAAATGCATCTGTCAAGAATTTCACTGCAACCACCAAGTATCTTGATGTCTTGGGTATATTAAACCTATGCTTAGCCATCTATCATCCTCAATATTTACCTTTGGTTGTTCAGTCTAATATTTGAGGAAACTGGTTCTGTAATAAAGAGCCGGAATCAGAGTGATGTGgtaactgtcttccagtacttgaggggctgtcacagagaagaggggggggtcaacctgttctccaaagtacccgagggcaggacaagtgGAAGATGATTAAAGAGAGTTCcaaactagaactaagaagaaaagtCCTGATGCTTAAATAATTAGTAATGGCTTgattccagaagctgtgggtgtttcatcacttgaggttttcaagaaaaaactggacagtcatttgtctggaatggtatagggtctcatgTCATgtggcaggggattggactagaaaacctccaaggttccttttaccttattattctatgttctaatacTGAAGGGGTAAGTTGTGTGCTCTATTTGGATGTGCATGAAATTAAGGAAGTCTTTCAAATCAAGGTCAAAGTAGAGTCCTATGCTGCCTAAGTAAGTCCAATTATGCTCACTAGGTATTTCACAATATTGGACTGTCctgcaaataaaatgaaatacttaACAATACATTAAGTGACTTATAATTTAAGATAGAGGTCATAGTTAatataatccttttttaaaaaaatattcaactcCTCCTCCTGCCTAAATGTCATTTATGGTTTCCTGCTAGAAGAATAATGTTATTAAAATAAGTGAAACACAAATAAAATTAGATATTAATAATTGTTTTAGATCCTTCACTCCAAGAAAGTCCCCCCATGAGTTTTCCAGATTGCATCCAGGAAGCTTGTCATGCTGATTTCTAACATGGCCAGAAATTGTGTCATAATATATTGAACACAAGGACACTAGATTATAGGtggacatagatgatagatagatagatagatagatagatagatagatagatagatatagatagatagcaatagcagttagcaatagcagttagacttatataccgcttcatagggctttcagctctctctaagcggtttacagagtcagcatatcacccccacagtctggatcctcatttcacccacctcggaaggatggaaggttgagtcaacttgagccggtgagattagaaccgctaaactgcagataacagtcagctgaagtggcctgcagtactgcaccctaaccacggctcagatagatagatagatagatagatagatagatagatagatagatagatagatagatagatagatagaaagaaagaaagaaagaaagatagacagatgacagatggattgattgatggatagagattgatagatgatagatagataaatagatagatgatagatgatagatgatagattgatagatgatagatgatagatgatagatgatagatgatagatgatagatgatgatagatagatagatcgatagatattgaagatttttaaaagacatctaaCAGTGAAGATTCCAAAAATGGTGTTATAAGAGAACTGAAAGATGAGACACACAGCTTGCAGCTTTACCAAAATAATGAGTGAACTCAACCATTGTGGAATGTAAAGAATAATATATGGTTTAGTGCATTGTATGAACCGTGGCAGTTCATTAAACAAACTCTGACTTACTAAAGTTTGTAACTGCAGTCAGTGATGGTAAAAATGGGCTTTCTGGCTGTAATATATACAAAATACTATGGAGTTAGCAGCAGGGTAagcaatttttaatttatttccatttaCTGTCTTTGAACCATTTCACTCTTCTGGGATGTGTTGGTAAGCTTCCAGTTTTTCTTGATGAAAACTTGTGAACCACCCAATAAATATTAGCACACTTGGCAGGTCATGCTGTGAATGAAACAAAGGGTTTTTCTGTCCAGGGAGGAATCGTAAGGCAAAGGTTGCCCCCTGCATGAGTCCTGTTAAAGGCACTATCCAAGCATAACATTTTATCTCCTGTCTTTTCATAGGAGAAGGACCTACGTGATGTGGGTGACTGGAGGAAAAACATTGAGGAAAAGTCTGGAATGGAGGGCAGGAAGAAGATGTTTGAAGGTGGCGAGTAATAAGATCTGCTCAACTCTAATCCAGTTCTAATACCTATCCAAATCTTCTGCAAACCTTTACAGCGCTGTTTTTGGGATGACTTTCCTCATGCCACAGTTGCATTCATAGTGCAGCCCACCATACAGAACCTACCTGCTGCCTGATCCCTTTTTATTTCTGGGTACTAGTTGATGAGATCCTTTAAATACATAGTACAACAAAGGTAGTTGCATGAGTTTCAACTATTCAGTCTTCATTAACTCTTGTCATTTGGTAGGATCTGGTGTTGCAACGTGAACTAAAACTGATGTAAATAAAGCTTTGAAAGTATGGCTGCTATCTTAAGACTTGGGAAATCAAGGCATGAAAGGGCTGTGTCTCACACGGGCTTTGATTTCCTAATAGGGGAATTGTACATAAATTTCTGATAGATCAAAATTACTTTTGGTGTTTAGGAAAGCAACATAAAGAACTCGTCAGGAAATTAACTGTACAGCTGAGAAATATTTCCAAAGCTGAACGCCATCAAATTTGCTGTTGCACTCAGATTTATTCTTGGACTAAATCTTTTGGCAAACGATCAAAGGTTTATGAAACATGGAGGATAATTGTAGATGGCAACAGGATGACAAAATGACACGAATTGTTCATGAATGGGTGAATAGTTTCTCAgatgcattcacatattaatgaAACAATTCTTTTCCTATGGGATGCAAGCCCATAGGAATAGACTGAACAAGTGCCAGCACTGAGAATAGTCAGAAGAAACTGGCACCTATTTTGCTCTGGTTTTAGGATGGTGATTGGTTGCTTTAATTCTCCATTCTTCTGGATCAGTTCAAAGGGTTTAACAAGGAACAGCATGAAGGGTATATCCCAATATTTCACTCAGCAATGAAAACAGTTATTGTGGAGTTATTGCCCATCAACCCTTGGGCAAATTTCCATGTGATTCAGAGTGGGTACCTTTCAAATACCACTCCTTTTTATCATCTGGATAAAGACAGATGTGAAGATGCCTGGATAAGGTGAGAAGGCAGAGGgagtatgtatatatgtgcatacacacacacatgcataatcTATTTTGGGCAGTTTGTATTATTTCTAAGACAGCAGGTTCACAGCTGGGAGCTGTTTCTAGACCCAACTTTGTAGCCAGAGATCCAGGTGGTGTCAGCAGTGTTAAATGCTTTTACCAACAGTGTCTGGTTTGTCAGGTTAGAGCCAACTCCGGACAGGAATAATTTTGCAACAGTCATCCATGCTCTAATAATTTCCCAGCTGGCTTACTGCAAGATGCTCTCTGTGGGCCTTTTCTTGACAATGATTTAAAACGTAAGAGTACGACTGCTGGACTTCTGGCAAATATAATCAAATGCATCACCTTTGCAAGAACCTCATCTACTTCTTCTCCCTTGTGACTTCATTTCAAAGTATAATATTATTGACCCTAAATTCTAAATAGTTTCACATTCAAATACCTCTTCCCATACAGGTTTGTGTTTATTATAAGTGTTATGTTCTGGGTGAAGAATGGAGGTGAGGCCTGAGTGATTTCTAACAGCTCTCTATTCAAGTACTGCCTGTGAGGCAACTGTCTCTCTAGGGCTGACAGCTCCTTTTATAGGGATCAGcccacaaccaatcaggagagagtattttcccgctccaacagaggaccagattgagaacttcaactgacaactatatacaatacataacaATAAGCTTGTTGGCCTTTCATCAATTGCCtacatcacaggtgtcaaacccgCAACAtcacattgttgtcatgtgacgtatcacaacttttttcccctctttgctaaactggggtggTCAAGGCCAGAGCATGATGCACCCAACCTGTGGGCTGCAGGTTTGACACTACTGGTAGATTGTCAGAAGGAAAGGATTTAAAGACATAGGAGAGGGATGTCATAATACTCAAATCATGATTTTGAAAGTCCTCCTTAAAGGAGATTGACTGGCACCTTTAGGGCAATAGTTGTAATTTATCCTAACATATTGGTTGTCTACATTTTAGGCTGTGGAATGGGTTCAATTGGTATATTGATTACAATAGTATAATTTGCATCAATAAAACACATCCTCTGAACACAGACCACTTTGCTTTGCCAAGACCAGAAAAGTGGTAGATTCCATGTATTAGAGTGGCTCTGATGTAATATTGGAAGGAAGTATGGTTTTATAATAAGGGTCAATTGAACTGAAGCATCCAGTCAGGGCTTTACATGGCCCTACACctgtctatctttctgtctgtctgatcATACAATCACAGAGTGGAAGAGACCCCAAGcattatctagtccaaccctctgcaatTTTCAGGAAAACTGATTAAACTAGTACGAGAGGCAGTTGGCTagcttcttctttaaaaaaaactttaaaagaaatGAGCTACAACCTTAATAGATAGACTCTTCCACTGCTGTGCAGACATTAACTTAGAATGTTTTCCCTTATACTTAAACAAAACCCAGGTAGCTGCAATTGATACCCATTAAGCCTATTTCTGGTCCTATTTTTTTTTGTGGAAATGAAACAGTTCCTaaacatttttctcctttcatATATCTGAACCCCAATATACTGCCTACGTTGATATGTGGTTAGAGAGAGATAGAATATCTGATTATCCGAAAGGAGCAGGCAGTTGAGAAAAGAGCAAGAACAGATAGTTTTGTAAAACATTTTGCAAAATTATTTGGGCACTTGTACATCCACCAACACTAGGtctaaaggaaggaagaaaacgaTGAGAGAATGAAAATCAGAACGAGAgatggaaaagaggaggaggaacttTGCCCAGTTTTAACTTTGTTCTTAACTACAGCTAGCATTGGTTCTGCCAACTGTCCTAATGTGGACCTAATAGATTATTCCTGAGAATCTAGGTCTTgtaagaaaaaaatcataattttgtttt
Encoded here:
- the TNNI2 gene encoding LOW QUALITY PROTEIN: troponin I, fast skeletal muscle (The sequence of the model RefSeq protein was modified relative to this genomic sequence to represent the inferred CDS: inserted 1 base in 1 codon) — protein: MPSSMQELQEFVKKLHTKVEEVDEERYDTEVKLQKTTKELEDLSQKLFDLRGKFKRPPLRRVRMSADAMLRALLGSKXKVCMDLRANLKQVKKEDSEKEKDLRDVGDWRKNIEEKSGMEGRKKMFEGGE